A DNA window from Rhineura floridana isolate rRhiFlo1 chromosome 11, rRhiFlo1.hap2, whole genome shotgun sequence contains the following coding sequences:
- the LOC133367598 gene encoding uncharacterized protein LOC133367598 has product MDVKNQLPSFYRIVPNEEYQYAGIAQLLLHFQWTWVGILTMDDYNGDKFVKALVPLLLKYGICTAFKGEIPAISHASETFISFDSILGNAFYLSKSSVKVLVVNAETVTISCLTIIIYTYAAVEDITATSVGKVWIMTAQWDFSADTVHRTSDMQVFDGALTFAIHLKVVPGFRKFLQILDPKSLKEDGFIQFFWEQAFSCSLFDSKDEENNNSCTGEENLESLPGTLFEMSMTGQSYSIYNAVHSIAHSLHTMYSTRQKYRAIPDRGPPKLQHWQIHSFLGRISFNNSAGDTVSFDENGELAAGFDIINWVTFPNQSFLRVKFGSLTQNTDEYRQVMEQIPNVLNKYHIDVLDKPPKAALVLGIFIKHKNTPIIKANNRELTYSLLISLMLCFLCSLLFIGRPNTVTCYLRQTAFSIIFSVAISCILAKTITVVWAFMATKPGSSMRKWVGKRLTNSVLFGCSFIQVSICAIWLCTAPPFLHFDMHSLAEEIIVECNEGSVTMFYGVLGYLGFLAIVSFTVAFLARKLPDSFNEARFITFSMLVFCSVWLSFVPAYLSTKGKYMVAVEIFSILASSSGLLCCIFAPKCYIIILRPSLNSREQLMRHF; this is encoded by the exons ATGGATGTTAAAAACCAGCTCCCTTCATTCTACCGAATAGTACCCAATGAAGAGTATCAGTATGCAGGGATTGCCCAGCTTCTTCTGCATTTTCAATGGACATGGGTTGGAATCCTTACAATGGATGATTATAATGGAGACAAGTTTGTTAAGGCCTTAGTTCCATTGCTTTTGAAGTATGGGATCTGTACAGCCTTCAAGGGGGAAATACCAGCCATATCTCATGCTTCAGAGACATTCATTTCATTTGACTCCATCTTGGGCAACGCCTTTTATCTGTCCAAATCCAGTGTTAAAGTATTGGTTGTAAATGCAGAAACAGTTACCATTTCCTGTTTGACAATTATAATATATACATATGCAGCAGTGGAAGATATAACAGCAACGTCTGTAGGAAAAGTATGGATTATGACAGCCCAGTGGGATTTCTCAGCAGATACAGTGCACAGGACTTCAGATATGCAAGTCTTTGATGGTGCCTTGACTTTTGCAATACACTTAAAAGTAGTACCAGGGTTCAGAAAATTTCTGCAAATTCTCGATCCTAAGTCACTGAAAGAGGATGGATTTATTCAGTTCTTCTGGGAACAGGCATTCAGTTGCTCATTATTTGATTCTAAAGATGAGGAGAATAATAATAGTTGTACTGGTGAAGAGAATTTGGAGAGCCTCCCTGgaactctttttgaaatgagcatgactggcCAAAGCTACAGTATCTACAATGCAGTTCACTCCATAGCACACAGTTTACATACAATGTACTCAACCAGGCAAAAATACAGAGCAATACCAGACAGAGGTCCTCCAAAATTGCAACATTGGCAG ATTCACTCTTTCCTGGGGAGAATCTCCTTTAACAACAGTGCTGGTGACACAGTGTCTTTTGATGAAAATGGTGAATTAGCAGCTGGATTTGATATAATAAACTGGGTTACTTTCCCAAATCAATCCTTCTTACGAGTGAAA TTTGGCTCCTTAACACAGAACACAGATGAATACAGGCAAGTTATGGAACAGATCCCTAACGTGTTAAATAAATACCATATAGATGTACTTGATAAACCACCAAAGGCAG CTCTGGTGCTAGGAATTTTCATCAAGCACAAGAACACTCCCAtcatcaaagccaacaaccgggaacTCACCTACTCTCTTCTCATTTCCCTGATGCTCTGTTTCCTCTGTTCTTTACTGTTCATTGGCCGGCCTAACACAGTGACCTGCTATTTACGACAAACTGCTTTTTccatcatcttctcagtggctatttCTTGCATTCTGGCAAAAACTATTACTGTGGTTTGGGCTTTCATGGCCACTAAGCCAGGGTCCAGCATGAggaagtgggtggggaaaagactCACCAATTCTGTTCTTTTTGGCTGCTCCTTTATTCAAGTGAGTATTTGTGCTATATGGCTCTGTACTGCTCCTCCGTTCCTACACTTTGACATGCACTCTCTGGCTGAAGAAATCATAGTGGAATGCAATGAAGGATCTGTCACTATGTTTTATGGTGTTCTGGGATACCTGGGATTCTTGGCTATTGtcagcttcactgtggctttcctagccaggaagttgccagacagtttcaatgaagccagGTTCATCACTTTTAGCAtgttggtcttttgcagtgtttggttgtcCTTTGTTCCTGCTTACCTGAGCACCAAGGGGAAAtatatggtggctgtggagatcttttCCATCTTGGCTTCTAGTTCTGGGTTACTGTGCTGTATTTTTGCTCCTAAATGCTACATAATTATCCTGAGGCCTTCCTTGAACAGCAGGGAACAACTAATGAGACATTTTTAG